The Hymenobacter sp. 5317J-9 genome has a window encoding:
- a CDS encoding fasciclin domain-containing protein, with translation MKNFLPTKAGLLLLALLTLGGCAKNKEIAPSITNIAVTNPDFQTLEDAAIRGDVAVLLGNKNEADPSGNFTVFAPTNAAFARLGLNSASDLTALQQPFLRNTLFYHVFSGTLPGSALASGSTSASALGLTRRIIQRPDGSQYVNGSKILGKDVQAANGLIHPIDKVLLATGADVLNSALALQSGSVFVKPELTFLVEAVVYCNLQSALTGTPGSAKLTVFAPTDQAFKDLGTLLNVPLNVPADIRKLPVATVTAVLLNHVVIGGTQGGKFTPELPENTSIAAAGGPIALGAFTNGVLTAKGNGNAAPANMVIPDVQCTNGVVHVIDRVLLP, from the coding sequence ATGAAAAATTTTTTACCTACTAAAGCCGGTCTGCTGCTCCTGGCGCTTTTGACGCTTGGCGGCTGCGCCAAGAATAAAGAAATAGCCCCGTCCATCACCAACATCGCCGTTACCAATCCCGACTTCCAGACCCTGGAAGACGCCGCCATTCGCGGCGACGTGGCCGTGCTGCTCGGCAACAAAAACGAAGCCGACCCGTCGGGCAACTTCACCGTGTTTGCGCCCACCAATGCGGCCTTTGCCCGCCTGGGCCTCAATTCGGCTTCGGACCTCACGGCCCTGCAGCAGCCGTTCCTGCGCAACACGCTGTTCTACCACGTATTCAGCGGCACGCTGCCGGGCAGCGCCCTGGCGTCAGGTAGCACGTCGGCCTCGGCGCTGGGCCTCACGCGCCGCATCATTCAGCGCCCCGACGGCAGCCAGTACGTGAATGGCTCGAAGATTCTGGGCAAAGACGTGCAGGCGGCCAACGGCCTCATTCACCCCATCGACAAAGTGCTGCTGGCCACGGGCGCCGACGTGCTCAACTCGGCCCTGGCCCTGCAAAGCGGCAGCGTGTTCGTAAAGCCCGAGCTTACTTTTTTGGTTGAAGCCGTGGTGTACTGCAACCTGCAGTCGGCCCTGACGGGCACGCCCGGCAGCGCCAAACTCACCGTTTTCGCGCCCACCGACCAAGCCTTTAAAGACCTGGGCACGCTGCTGAACGTGCCGCTCAACGTGCCCGCCGACATCCGCAAGCTGCCCGTGGCCACCGTGACGGCCGTGCTGCTCAACCACGTGGTAATTGGCGGCACGCAGGGCGGCAAGTTCACGCCCGAGCTACCCGAAAACACCAGCATCGCCGCCGCCGGTGGCCCCATCGCCCTCGGCGCTTTCACCAACGGCGTGCTCACGGCCAAAGGCAACGGCAACGCCGCTCCGGCCAACATGGTGATTCCCGACGTGCAATGCACCAACGGCGTGGTGCACGTGATTGACCGCGTGTTGCTGCCGTAG
- a CDS encoding pirin-like bicupin family protein has translation MLKYISAADRHHAAPAAWLSSYFLFSFADYFDRDNMHFGPLRVFNDDSVAPQSGFPQHPHSEMEIVTLVLEGEIQHQDTMGNKTTIKAGEVQRMTAGTGLAHSEFNRNDKPLHLYQLWFIPGQKGLAPSYEQKDIGFIDGNKNELVPLVTGQKVLEDVVYMNSNSTVYWSNLDCGKEIEFKTFPIRLTFIYVKEGVIFVNGTELGPNDQARMTNDDVVQIRANKDAQFILIDLPSSESNY, from the coding sequence ATGCTCAAATACATCTCCGCCGCCGACCGCCATCACGCGGCCCCTGCCGCCTGGCTCAGCAGCTATTTCCTGTTTTCGTTCGCCGATTATTTCGACCGCGACAACATGCATTTTGGCCCGCTCCGGGTGTTCAACGACGACAGCGTGGCCCCGCAGTCGGGCTTTCCGCAGCACCCGCATTCGGAGATGGAAATTGTGACGCTGGTGCTCGAGGGAGAAATCCAGCACCAAGACACGATGGGCAACAAAACCACCATCAAGGCCGGCGAGGTGCAGCGCATGACCGCCGGCACCGGCCTGGCGCACTCCGAATTCAACCGCAACGACAAGCCCCTGCACCTGTACCAACTGTGGTTCATTCCCGGCCAGAAAGGCCTGGCGCCCAGCTACGAGCAGAAGGACATTGGCTTCATCGACGGCAATAAAAACGAATTGGTACCCCTCGTGACCGGCCAGAAAGTGCTGGAAGACGTGGTATACATGAATTCCAACAGCACCGTGTATTGGTCTAACCTCGACTGCGGCAAGGAAATCGAGTTTAAGACCTTCCCTATTCGCCTCACCTTCATTTATGTGAAGGAAGGCGTGATTTTCGTAAACGGCACCGAGCTCGGCCCCAACGACCAGGCCCGCATGACCAACGACGACGTGGTCCAGATTCGCGCCAATAAAGACGCGCAATTCATTCTGATTGACTTGCCTTCGAGCGAATCCAACTATTAA
- a CDS encoding helix-turn-helix domain-containing protein translates to MINTNLKFCRRELALTQAQMADKLGIKRSLVGAYEEGRAEPRLATLVNMARLFGITLDQLVTTDFSKKKNAKIIGSVPAPDAASAEDDTDPPTSPAGGKLRILALTVDKDQNENIEWVPQKAAAGYLNGYADPEYLEVLPKFRLPMLSNTGTYRAFEIAGDSMLPIASGTVIVGRYVEEWSTIKDGTPCIVVSKREGIVFKRLFNKLRSGAMFVLHSDNPNFSPYDLNVDDVLEIWEAKSYISSTFPIAELSLERVASLVLDLQQQVALLKKA, encoded by the coding sequence ATGATTAATACGAACCTGAAATTTTGCCGGCGCGAGCTCGCCCTCACGCAGGCCCAGATGGCCGACAAACTCGGCATCAAACGCTCCCTGGTGGGCGCCTACGAAGAGGGCCGCGCCGAGCCCCGCCTCGCCACCCTCGTCAACATGGCCCGCCTGTTCGGCATCACGCTCGACCAGCTCGTGACCACCGACTTCAGCAAGAAGAAGAACGCCAAGATTATTGGCTCCGTGCCCGCCCCCGACGCGGCCAGCGCCGAAGACGACACCGACCCGCCCACCTCGCCGGCCGGCGGCAAGCTCCGCATCCTGGCCCTGACCGTGGACAAGGACCAGAACGAAAACATTGAGTGGGTGCCCCAAAAGGCCGCTGCCGGCTACCTCAACGGCTACGCCGACCCGGAGTACCTGGAGGTGCTGCCCAAGTTTCGCCTGCCCATGCTCTCGAACACGGGCACGTACCGGGCCTTTGAAATTGCGGGCGACTCCATGCTGCCCATTGCCAGCGGCACGGTCATCGTGGGCCGCTACGTGGAGGAATGGAGCACCATTAAGGATGGCACGCCCTGCATCGTGGTGAGCAAGCGCGAAGGCATCGTGTTCAAGCGCCTCTTCAACAAGCTGCGCTCCGGCGCCATGTTTGTGCTGCATTCCGACAACCCCAACTTTTCGCCCTACGACCTGAACGTGGACGACGTGCTCGAAATCTGGGAGGCTAAGAGCTACATCAGCAGCACCTTCCCCATTGCCGAGCTCTCGCTGGAGCGCGTAGCCAGTCTCGTGCTCGACCTGCAGCAGCAGGTGGCTTTGCTGAAAAAGGCATAG
- a CDS encoding DUF2306 domain-containing protein yields MLRKVILFVAAACIAAFAGLMLTKTLPYYTFEKGIHFLTTKSDETNDDPVFRFGFYVHITTSLVVLVLGLLQFLPVLARLGPGLHRQLGKGYVIGILALAAPSGLILAHFANGGLAARVGFTLQCLVWWLCTWKAYRAARQRQWSLHVDWMLRSFAVTLAALALRGESYLMYYVLETKPIETYLTVTWLSWVGNLILMEILLEVGLGRYFLREFMPELRSKLVA; encoded by the coding sequence ATGCTCCGAAAAGTCATCCTCTTTGTTGCCGCTGCCTGCATCGCCGCCTTCGCCGGCCTCATGCTCACCAAAACGCTGCCCTACTATACTTTCGAAAAGGGCATCCATTTCCTCACCACCAAAAGCGACGAAACCAACGACGACCCGGTGTTCCGGTTCGGGTTCTACGTGCACATCACCACCAGCCTAGTGGTGCTGGTGCTGGGGCTGCTGCAGTTTCTGCCGGTGCTGGCGCGGCTGGGGCCGGGGCTGCACCGGCAGCTGGGCAAGGGCTACGTCATCGGCATTCTGGCCCTGGCGGCGCCGTCGGGGCTCATCCTGGCGCACTTCGCCAATGGCGGGCTGGCGGCGCGGGTAGGCTTCACGCTGCAGTGCCTGGTGTGGTGGCTCTGCACCTGGAAGGCCTACCGCGCCGCCCGCCAGCGCCAGTGGAGCCTGCACGTGGACTGGATGTTGCGCAGCTTCGCCGTGACGCTGGCCGCCCTGGCCCTGCGCGGCGAGAGCTACCTGATGTACTACGTGCTCGAAACCAAGCCGATAGAAACCTACCTGACGGTGACCTGGCTCTCGTGGGTGGGCAATCTGATTTTGATGGAAATCCTGCTCGAAGTAGGGTTGGGGCGGTATTTCCTGCGGGAGTTTATGCCGGAGCTGCGCAGTAAATTGGTGGCGTGA